The following are from one region of the Mesotoga sp. UBA6090 genome:
- the rplD gene encoding 50S ribosomal protein L4, with the protein MAQADVVNMAGQKVGTVELIESVFNVEPNKDLMFRYVNMQLSGRRAGLASAKTRSEVRGGGRKPWAQKHTGRARVGSTRSPLWRHGGVIHGPKPKDWSFNMTKKMKKVALRSALSVRLNEGNLIVLDDLKFDNPKTKQLREVLSNLGLDKSQKTLFVLPWQKDEYQNVRLSGKNIYGVKVIIADNPGNTAVTSKTNIDGLNVYDIINHEKLVITTDLVRKIEEVLG; encoded by the coding sequence ATGGCTCAAGCCGACGTTGTGAATATGGCCGGCCAGAAAGTTGGCACAGTAGAACTGATTGAAAGCGTCTTTAACGTTGAACCGAACAAAGATCTTATGTTCAGATACGTTAATATGCAGCTCTCAGGTAGACGTGCCGGACTGGCTTCGGCTAAGACAAGATCAGAGGTTAGGGGCGGGGGAAGAAAACCCTGGGCCCAGAAGCACACAGGAAGAGCAAGAGTAGGTTCAACGAGAAGTCCACTTTGGAGACACGGTGGAGTAATTCATGGACCAAAGCCAAAAGACTGGTCGTTCAATATGACCAAGAAAATGAAGAAGGTTGCGCTACGATCTGCTCTAAGTGTCAGACTCAATGAAGGCAATCTAATAGTTTTGGATGATCTCAAGTTTGACAATCCAAAGACAAAGCAGCTCAGAGAGGTCTTGAGTAATCTTGGACTTGATAAGTCGCAGAAGACACTCTTCGTTCTGCCATGGCAGAAAGACGAGTATCAGAACGTTAGACTCTCCGGGAAAAACATTTATGGTGTGAAGGTAATAATAGCGGATAATCCTGGAAATACAGCCGTAACCAGCAAGACAAATATCGACGGACTTAACGTCTACGACATAATAAATCATGAAAAGCTTGTAATCACGACTGATCTTGTTCGTAAAATCGAGGAGGTGCTCGGTTAA